A stretch of the Nematostella vectensis chromosome 1, jaNemVect1.1, whole genome shotgun sequence genome encodes the following:
- the LOC125556684 gene encoding VWFA and cache domain-containing protein 1-like isoform X2: MKETRIKVILGVLLMLYLIKDTSTTLQTAPGELAKKLAELAINGLGTSEMQGYYDKLTFKSLDLDGNSILNDLATRFANKLQTKVTIARKIKDAVEVSYAKSATVTSRTECCKADTRWLKYDSRFRTKVNLDEMCVIISGAASSNPKQLQDNVLQTMKQNIENNPTLTWQYFGSEEGLYTNYPMIRDSSSCSSYDPRYRPWYVEAASPQPKDVILVVDYSGSMGGSRLPIAKEAAKTVLDTLNPRDRVAFLAFESGVRRVKVTSGDAKDEKCFESSLAKASPVNIDILKKFLDGEYASGGTMYAIAFNAAFDILDKYYKEKNTTRRPVILFMTDGAPNDDPGTILNTVKTRNQGLSTKADILTFGMGGGISPAGVDLLQSLAEQTLDGGAVGRYTPVTDVSNLRNRMATYYSAFSRKEDDKPIFSVPYVDTLGLGLLTSITFPCYHQGKFIGVAGTDVVMSELLADVTYFNQGQASYAFVADSSGRTMMHPLLPKPSDPYQAPFFLDIRDLEPEGNFSDIIFSGIKSQTPGSLFLTSSRFLARGGSIYDGVTTKAIPSMYYWKPIPNTNFTLGIVVKKDVKNYITDAVKKPEGFKFVYHRLDLSLPTTTCQYFSRYGVKDKAIVKFGPQAFKNPYEYLGNEETDKTVAEYVKYFDGGTSEKFKESIRNTVYVTQMAETIWGKSNTGLSQYVVWRYISAQSNIDKLALSKPYVDAAGAGLVITAAQTIFKVRENQHATADDVIAVMGADFPLPYFKKILGDTYPLCKSSSYTCFVMDRSGFLIYHDTFMTSSITARDLNLAHVTDKEKLVAQDMIQRGLLERKHCRNMASIKTVNFYDVRVTTGVDYTATYLSCSANYNIFPISGSNAFLGLVRKTGSCYSNGALCSCSSDKERTCSYISPDCQCPCSSTLDFNYCDSEYPPSNVSICAVPAEALLTSEEKQACVPRDLQKCYDPKCSEKTTEGACEGVVGCSWCVRDGDGASLSNPFCSPIDECFAGTKGAKSPGAGEGNYCKSTSDGNKSSGSSGLSGGAIAGIIIAVIIVLIAIIVGVVLYKKIHKKKPSARPKPADASSAPPIQPAVDFKPGVAPPTVNANAPYPPYNQQAAPPYPAYNPQYLPPGEYNPGYQ; encoded by the exons ATGAAGGAAACACGAATTAAAGTTATTCTTGGTGTTCTCCTGATGTTGTACCTCATCAAAGATACCTCGACGACTTTACAAACAGCGCCAGGAGAGCTAGCAAAAAAACTGGCAGAATTGGCGATCAATGGCTTAGGAACAAGCGAAATGCAG GGATACTATGACAAGCTGACATTCAAGAGCCTGGACCTTGATGGAAACAGTATACTGAATGACCTTGCTACACGGTTCGCTAACAAACTACAGACAAAGGTTACGATAGCGAGAAAGATTAAGGATGCGGTGGAAGTATCTTACGCAAAGTCAGCCACCGTCACAAGTCGCACAGAATGCTGCAAAGCAGACACTAGATGGCTGAAATACGACTCAAGGTTCAGAACTAAAGTAAATTTGGATGAAATGTGCGTGATCATCTCCGGTGCTGCATCTTCTAATCCCAAACAACTACAAGATAATGTCCTCCAAACCATGAAACAGAACATTGAGAACAACCCGACACTGACATGGCAGTACTTTGGCTCAGAAGAAGGATTGTACACCAACTACCCAATGATAAGAGACTCATCAAGCTGCTCTTCGTATGACCCACGCTACAGACCCTGGTACGTGGAGGCGGCGAGTCCGCAGCCCAAGGACGTGATTCTTGTAGTGGATTACAGTGGATCAATGGGTGGCTCTCGGTTGCCGATCGCTAAAGAGGCTGCCAAGACTGTACTAGACACGCTGAATCCACGTGACAGG GTAGCATTTCTCGCTTTCGAGTCTGGTGTCCGGCGAGTCAAAGTGACCAGTGGTGACGCTAAGGATGAGAAGTGCTTCGAATCCAGCCTGGCAAAAGCGTCCCCTGTCAACATAGACATCCTGAAGAAGTTTTTGGATGGAGAGTATGCCAGCG GTGGTACAATGTACGCCATTGCATTTAACGCTGCCTTTGACATCTTGGACAAgtactacaaagaaaaaaataccacaAGACGACCCGTGATACTCTTCATGACGGACGGGGCGCCTAATGATGACCCTGGGACCATACTAAACACCGTGAAGACGCGCAACCAGGGCTTGTCCACCAAGGCAGACATCTTGACGTTTGGTATGGGCGGTGGTATTAGTCCTGCTGGGGTAGATTTATTGCAGAGTCTGGCAGAGCAAACACTAGACGGGGGCGCG GTTGGAAGATACACCCCTGTAACAGACGTGTCTAACCTCCGTAACCGTATGGCTACCTACTACTCTGCGTTCTCAAGGAAGGAAGACGACAAACCAATTTTCTCGGTTCCATACGTAGATACTTTGGGACTAG GCCTTTTGACCAGCATAACTTTCCCCTGTTATCACCAAGGAAAGTTTATTGGCGTTGCCGGCACTGACGTGGTGATGTCCGAGCTTCTCGCTGACGTCACATACTTCAATCAAGGCCAGGCCTCGTACGCGTTTGTGGCGGACAGTTCGGGTCGTACCATGATGCACCCTCTTCTCCCCAAGCCGTCAGATCCTTATCAAGCGCCGTTCTTTTTGGACATACGGGACCTAGAGCCAGAGGGGAACTTCTCAGATATTATTTTCTCGGGAATCAAAAG CCAAACACCAGGATCTCTGTTCCTCACCTCATCCCGGTTCCTTGCGCGCGGTGGCTCAATTTACGACGGCGTCACAACAAAAGCTATCCCTTCTATGTACTACTGGAAGCCGATACCCAATACAAACTTCACGCTAGGCATTGTGGTTAAAAAAGACGTTAAGAACTACATCACAGACGCTGTGAAAAAACCCGAAG GTTTCAAGTTTGTGTATCATCGACTTGACCTCAGCCTTCCTACCACTACATGCCAGTACTTTAGTCGCTATGGAGTTAAAG ATAAAGCCATAGTCAAATTTGGCCCTCAAGCATTCAAGAACCCGTATGAATACCTCGGAAATGAAGAGACCGACAAGACAGTCGCAGAATATGTGAAATACTTTGATGGCGGCACAAGCGAAAAGTTCAAGGAATCGATCCGTAACACTGTGTATGTGACGCAGATGGCAGAGACGATTTGGGGAAAAAGCAACACGGGTTTGTCGCAGTATGTTGTGTGGAG GTATATCTCCGCCCAAAGCAACATCGACAAGTTGGCCTTATCAAAACCTTACGTAGATGCTGCTGGCGCAGGTTTGGTGATAACAGCGGCTCAAACTATCTTCAAAGTAAGGGAAAATCAGCATGCCACAGCAGATGACGTCATTGCTGTCATGGGAGCAGATTTTCCCCTTCCCTACTTTAAGAA aattttgggAGACACGTACCCGCTCTGTAAAAGTTCGAGCTACACTTGTTTTGTGATGGACAGAAGCGGATTCCTGATTTATCACGACAcctttatgacgtcatctatAACCGCACGTGACTTGAATCTCGCTCACGTGACCGACAAGGAGAAGCTGGTGGCACAAGACATGAtccaaagaggtcttcttgaACGTAAACATTGTCGCAACATGGCGAGCATAAAGACTGTGAACTTCTATGATGTTCGCGTCACTACCGGAGTTGACTACACTGCAACATATTTGAGTTGTTCAGCCAATTACAACATATTTCCTATAAGCGGCAGCAACGCGTTCTTAG GTTTGGTCCGGAAGACTGGGTCTTGTTATAGCAATGGGGCGTTGTGTTCATGCAGCAGTGATAAGGAGAGGACGTGTTCATATATCTCACCAGACTGCCAGTGCCCCTGCTCCTCCACACTTGACTTTAACTACTGCGACAGCGAGTATCCTCCCTCCAA cgTCTCAATTTGCGCTGTCCCTGCCGAGGCGTTACTGACATCAGAGGAGAAACAAGCTTGTGTTCCGAGAGACCTCCAGAAGTGCTATGACCCAAAATGCAGCGAGAAGACCACGGAGGGTGCGTGTGAGGGCGTGGTGGGGTGCAGCTGGTGTGTTCGGGACGGCGACGGAGCATCTCTTTCTAATCCATTCTGCAGCCCTATTGACGAGTGCTTCGCGGGAACCAAGG GAGCAAAATCGCCTGGAGCTGGCGAGGGCAATTACTGTAAGAGTACGAGTGATGGCAATAAGAGCAGTGGTAGCTCTGGACTGTCCGGTGGGGCGATCGCTGGAATAATCATTGCAGTCATCATTGTGCTGATTGCAATCATTGTTGGAGTTGTATTATACAAAAAGATCCATAAAAAGAAGCCAAGCGCCCGACCAAAACCAGCAGATGCGTCATCAGCACCACCAATACAGCCAGCGGTGGATTTTAAGCCCGGTGTAGCTCCGCCTACAGTGAATGCTAACGCCCCTTACCCCCCTTACAACCAACAAGCAGCTCCCCCCTACCCAGCCTATAATCCACAGTACCTTCCCCCTGGTGAATACAATCCAGGTTATCAGTGA
- the LOC125556684 gene encoding VWFA and cache domain-containing protein 1-like isoform X3 has product MKETRIKVILGVLLMLYLIKDTSTTLQTAPGELAKKLAELAINGLGTSEMQGYYDKLTFKSLDLDGNSILNDLATRFANKLQTKVTIARKIKDAVEVSYAKSATVTSRTECCKADTRWLKYDSRFRTKVNLDEMCVIISGAASSNPKQLQDNVLQTMKQNIENNPTLTWQYFGSEEGLYTNYPMIRDSSSCSSYDPRYRPWYVEAASPQPKDVILVVDYSGSMGGSRLPIAKEAAKTVLDTLNPRDRVAFLAFESGVRRVKVTSGDAKDEKCFESSLAKASPVNIDILKKFLDGEYASGGTMYAIAFNAAFDILDKYYKEKNTTRRPVILFMTDGAPNDDPGTILNTVKTRNQGLSTKADILTFGMGGGISPAGVDLLQSLAEQTLDGGAVGRYTPVTDVSNLRNRMATYYSAFSRKEDDKPIFSVPYVDTLGLGLLTSITFPCYHQGKFIGVAGTDVVMSELLADVTYFNQGQASYAFVADSSGRTMMHPLLPKPSDPYQAPFFLDIRDLEPEGNFSDIIFSGIKSQTPGSLFLTSSRFLARGGSIYDGVTTKAIPSMYYWKPIPNTNFTLGIVVKKDVKNYITDAVKKPEGFKFVYHRLDLSLPTTTCQYFSRYGVKDKAIVKFGPQAFKNPYEYLGNEETDKTVAEYVKYFDGGTSEKFKESIRNTVYVTQMAETIWGKSNTGLSQYISAQSNIDKLALSKPYVDAAGAGLVITAAQTIFKVRENQHATADDVIAVMGADFPLPYFKKILGDTYPLCKSSSYTCFVMDRSGFLIYHDTFMTSSITARDLNLAHVTDKEKLVAQDMIQRGLLERKHCRNMASIKTVNFYDVRVTTGVDYTATYLSCSANYNIFPISGSNAFLGLVRKTGSCYSNGALCSCSSDKERTCSYISPDCQCPCSSTLDFNYCDSEYPPSNVSICAVPAEALLTSEEKQACVPRDLQKCYDPKCSEKTTEGACEGVVGCSWCVRDGDGASLSNPFCSPIDECFAGTKGAKSPGAGEGNYCKSTSDGNKSSGSSGLSGGAIAGIIIAVIIVLIAIIVGVVLYKKIHKKKPSARPKPADASSAPPIQPAVDFKPGVAPPTVNANAPYPPYNQQAAPPYPAYNPQYLPPGEYNPGYQ; this is encoded by the exons ATGAAGGAAACACGAATTAAAGTTATTCTTGGTGTTCTCCTGATGTTGTACCTCATCAAAGATACCTCGACGACTTTACAAACAGCGCCAGGAGAGCTAGCAAAAAAACTGGCAGAATTGGCGATCAATGGCTTAGGAACAAGCGAAATGCAG GGATACTATGACAAGCTGACATTCAAGAGCCTGGACCTTGATGGAAACAGTATACTGAATGACCTTGCTACACGGTTCGCTAACAAACTACAGACAAAGGTTACGATAGCGAGAAAGATTAAGGATGCGGTGGAAGTATCTTACGCAAAGTCAGCCACCGTCACAAGTCGCACAGAATGCTGCAAAGCAGACACTAGATGGCTGAAATACGACTCAAGGTTCAGAACTAAAGTAAATTTGGATGAAATGTGCGTGATCATCTCCGGTGCTGCATCTTCTAATCCCAAACAACTACAAGATAATGTCCTCCAAACCATGAAACAGAACATTGAGAACAACCCGACACTGACATGGCAGTACTTTGGCTCAGAAGAAGGATTGTACACCAACTACCCAATGATAAGAGACTCATCAAGCTGCTCTTCGTATGACCCACGCTACAGACCCTGGTACGTGGAGGCGGCGAGTCCGCAGCCCAAGGACGTGATTCTTGTAGTGGATTACAGTGGATCAATGGGTGGCTCTCGGTTGCCGATCGCTAAAGAGGCTGCCAAGACTGTACTAGACACGCTGAATCCACGTGACAGG GTAGCATTTCTCGCTTTCGAGTCTGGTGTCCGGCGAGTCAAAGTGACCAGTGGTGACGCTAAGGATGAGAAGTGCTTCGAATCCAGCCTGGCAAAAGCGTCCCCTGTCAACATAGACATCCTGAAGAAGTTTTTGGATGGAGAGTATGCCAGCG GTGGTACAATGTACGCCATTGCATTTAACGCTGCCTTTGACATCTTGGACAAgtactacaaagaaaaaaataccacaAGACGACCCGTGATACTCTTCATGACGGACGGGGCGCCTAATGATGACCCTGGGACCATACTAAACACCGTGAAGACGCGCAACCAGGGCTTGTCCACCAAGGCAGACATCTTGACGTTTGGTATGGGCGGTGGTATTAGTCCTGCTGGGGTAGATTTATTGCAGAGTCTGGCAGAGCAAACACTAGACGGGGGCGCG GTTGGAAGATACACCCCTGTAACAGACGTGTCTAACCTCCGTAACCGTATGGCTACCTACTACTCTGCGTTCTCAAGGAAGGAAGACGACAAACCAATTTTCTCGGTTCCATACGTAGATACTTTGGGACTAG GCCTTTTGACCAGCATAACTTTCCCCTGTTATCACCAAGGAAAGTTTATTGGCGTTGCCGGCACTGACGTGGTGATGTCCGAGCTTCTCGCTGACGTCACATACTTCAATCAAGGCCAGGCCTCGTACGCGTTTGTGGCGGACAGTTCGGGTCGTACCATGATGCACCCTCTTCTCCCCAAGCCGTCAGATCCTTATCAAGCGCCGTTCTTTTTGGACATACGGGACCTAGAGCCAGAGGGGAACTTCTCAGATATTATTTTCTCGGGAATCAAAAG CCAAACACCAGGATCTCTGTTCCTCACCTCATCCCGGTTCCTTGCGCGCGGTGGCTCAATTTACGACGGCGTCACAACAAAAGCTATCCCTTCTATGTACTACTGGAAGCCGATACCCAATACAAACTTCACGCTAGGCATTGTGGTTAAAAAAGACGTTAAGAACTACATCACAGACGCTGTGAAAAAACCCGAAG GTTTCAAGTTTGTGTATCATCGACTTGACCTCAGCCTTCCTACCACTACATGCCAGTACTTTAGTCGCTATGGAGTTAAAG ATAAAGCCATAGTCAAATTTGGCCCTCAAGCATTCAAGAACCCGTATGAATACCTCGGAAATGAAGAGACCGACAAGACAGTCGCAGAATATGTGAAATACTTTGATGGCGGCACAAGCGAAAAGTTCAAGGAATCGATCCGTAACACTGTGTATGTGACGCAGATGGCAGAGACGATTTGGGGAAAAAGCAACACGGGTTTGTCGCA GTATATCTCCGCCCAAAGCAACATCGACAAGTTGGCCTTATCAAAACCTTACGTAGATGCTGCTGGCGCAGGTTTGGTGATAACAGCGGCTCAAACTATCTTCAAAGTAAGGGAAAATCAGCATGCCACAGCAGATGACGTCATTGCTGTCATGGGAGCAGATTTTCCCCTTCCCTACTTTAAGAA aattttgggAGACACGTACCCGCTCTGTAAAAGTTCGAGCTACACTTGTTTTGTGATGGACAGAAGCGGATTCCTGATTTATCACGACAcctttatgacgtcatctatAACCGCACGTGACTTGAATCTCGCTCACGTGACCGACAAGGAGAAGCTGGTGGCACAAGACATGAtccaaagaggtcttcttgaACGTAAACATTGTCGCAACATGGCGAGCATAAAGACTGTGAACTTCTATGATGTTCGCGTCACTACCGGAGTTGACTACACTGCAACATATTTGAGTTGTTCAGCCAATTACAACATATTTCCTATAAGCGGCAGCAACGCGTTCTTAG GTTTGGTCCGGAAGACTGGGTCTTGTTATAGCAATGGGGCGTTGTGTTCATGCAGCAGTGATAAGGAGAGGACGTGTTCATATATCTCACCAGACTGCCAGTGCCCCTGCTCCTCCACACTTGACTTTAACTACTGCGACAGCGAGTATCCTCCCTCCAA cgTCTCAATTTGCGCTGTCCCTGCCGAGGCGTTACTGACATCAGAGGAGAAACAAGCTTGTGTTCCGAGAGACCTCCAGAAGTGCTATGACCCAAAATGCAGCGAGAAGACCACGGAGGGTGCGTGTGAGGGCGTGGTGGGGTGCAGCTGGTGTGTTCGGGACGGCGACGGAGCATCTCTTTCTAATCCATTCTGCAGCCCTATTGACGAGTGCTTCGCGGGAACCAAGG GAGCAAAATCGCCTGGAGCTGGCGAGGGCAATTACTGTAAGAGTACGAGTGATGGCAATAAGAGCAGTGGTAGCTCTGGACTGTCCGGTGGGGCGATCGCTGGAATAATCATTGCAGTCATCATTGTGCTGATTGCAATCATTGTTGGAGTTGTATTATACAAAAAGATCCATAAAAAGAAGCCAAGCGCCCGACCAAAACCAGCAGATGCGTCATCAGCACCACCAATACAGCCAGCGGTGGATTTTAAGCCCGGTGTAGCTCCGCCTACAGTGAATGCTAACGCCCCTTACCCCCCTTACAACCAACAAGCAGCTCCCCCCTACCCAGCCTATAATCCACAGTACCTTCCCCCTGGTGAATACAATCCAGGTTATCAGTGA
- the LOC125556684 gene encoding VWFA and cache domain-containing protein 1-like isoform X1, producing MKETRIKVILGVLLMLYLIKDTSTTLQTAPGELAKKLAELAINGLGTSEMQGYYDKLTFKSLDLDGNSILNDLATRFANKLQTKVTIARKIKDAVEVSYAKSATVTSRTECCKADTRWLKYDSRFRTKVNLDEMCVIISGAASSNPKQLQDNVLQTMKQNIENNPTLTWQYFGSEEGLYTNYPMIRDSSSCSSYDPRYRPWYVEAASPQPKDVILVVDYSGSMGGSRLPIAKEAAKTVLDTLNPRDRVAFLAFESGVRRVKVTSGDAKDEKCFESSLAKASPVNIDILKKFLDGEYASGGTMYAIAFNAAFDILDKYYKEKNTTRRPVILFMTDGAPNDDPGTILNTVKTRNQGLSTKADILTFGMGGGISPAGVDLLQSLAEQTLDGGAVGRYTPVTDVSNLRNRMATYYSAFSRKEDDKPIFSVPYVDTLGLGLLTSITFPCYHQGKFIGVAGTDVVMSELLADVTYFNQGQASYAFVADSSGRTMMHPLLPKPSDPYQAPFFLDIRDLEPEGNFSDIIFSGIKSQTPGSLFLTSSRFLARGGSIYDGVTTKAIPSMYYWKPIPNTNFTLGIVVKKDVKNYITDAVKKPEGFKFVYHRLDLSLPTTTCQYFSRYGVKDKAIVKFGPQAFKNPYEYLGNEETDKTVAEYVKYFDGGTSEKFKESIRNTVYVTQMAETIWGKSNTGLSQYVVWRYIGTRDGVFRMMPGAALPKNFDATTRPWYISAQSNIDKLALSKPYVDAAGAGLVITAAQTIFKVRENQHATADDVIAVMGADFPLPYFKKILGDTYPLCKSSSYTCFVMDRSGFLIYHDTFMTSSITARDLNLAHVTDKEKLVAQDMIQRGLLERKHCRNMASIKTVNFYDVRVTTGVDYTATYLSCSANYNIFPISGSNAFLGLVRKTGSCYSNGALCSCSSDKERTCSYISPDCQCPCSSTLDFNYCDSEYPPSNVSICAVPAEALLTSEEKQACVPRDLQKCYDPKCSEKTTEGACEGVVGCSWCVRDGDGASLSNPFCSPIDECFAGTKGAKSPGAGEGNYCKSTSDGNKSSGSSGLSGGAIAGIIIAVIIVLIAIIVGVVLYKKIHKKKPSARPKPADASSAPPIQPAVDFKPGVAPPTVNANAPYPPYNQQAAPPYPAYNPQYLPPGEYNPGYQ from the exons ATGAAGGAAACACGAATTAAAGTTATTCTTGGTGTTCTCCTGATGTTGTACCTCATCAAAGATACCTCGACGACTTTACAAACAGCGCCAGGAGAGCTAGCAAAAAAACTGGCAGAATTGGCGATCAATGGCTTAGGAACAAGCGAAATGCAG GGATACTATGACAAGCTGACATTCAAGAGCCTGGACCTTGATGGAAACAGTATACTGAATGACCTTGCTACACGGTTCGCTAACAAACTACAGACAAAGGTTACGATAGCGAGAAAGATTAAGGATGCGGTGGAAGTATCTTACGCAAAGTCAGCCACCGTCACAAGTCGCACAGAATGCTGCAAAGCAGACACTAGATGGCTGAAATACGACTCAAGGTTCAGAACTAAAGTAAATTTGGATGAAATGTGCGTGATCATCTCCGGTGCTGCATCTTCTAATCCCAAACAACTACAAGATAATGTCCTCCAAACCATGAAACAGAACATTGAGAACAACCCGACACTGACATGGCAGTACTTTGGCTCAGAAGAAGGATTGTACACCAACTACCCAATGATAAGAGACTCATCAAGCTGCTCTTCGTATGACCCACGCTACAGACCCTGGTACGTGGAGGCGGCGAGTCCGCAGCCCAAGGACGTGATTCTTGTAGTGGATTACAGTGGATCAATGGGTGGCTCTCGGTTGCCGATCGCTAAAGAGGCTGCCAAGACTGTACTAGACACGCTGAATCCACGTGACAGG GTAGCATTTCTCGCTTTCGAGTCTGGTGTCCGGCGAGTCAAAGTGACCAGTGGTGACGCTAAGGATGAGAAGTGCTTCGAATCCAGCCTGGCAAAAGCGTCCCCTGTCAACATAGACATCCTGAAGAAGTTTTTGGATGGAGAGTATGCCAGCG GTGGTACAATGTACGCCATTGCATTTAACGCTGCCTTTGACATCTTGGACAAgtactacaaagaaaaaaataccacaAGACGACCCGTGATACTCTTCATGACGGACGGGGCGCCTAATGATGACCCTGGGACCATACTAAACACCGTGAAGACGCGCAACCAGGGCTTGTCCACCAAGGCAGACATCTTGACGTTTGGTATGGGCGGTGGTATTAGTCCTGCTGGGGTAGATTTATTGCAGAGTCTGGCAGAGCAAACACTAGACGGGGGCGCG GTTGGAAGATACACCCCTGTAACAGACGTGTCTAACCTCCGTAACCGTATGGCTACCTACTACTCTGCGTTCTCAAGGAAGGAAGACGACAAACCAATTTTCTCGGTTCCATACGTAGATACTTTGGGACTAG GCCTTTTGACCAGCATAACTTTCCCCTGTTATCACCAAGGAAAGTTTATTGGCGTTGCCGGCACTGACGTGGTGATGTCCGAGCTTCTCGCTGACGTCACATACTTCAATCAAGGCCAGGCCTCGTACGCGTTTGTGGCGGACAGTTCGGGTCGTACCATGATGCACCCTCTTCTCCCCAAGCCGTCAGATCCTTATCAAGCGCCGTTCTTTTTGGACATACGGGACCTAGAGCCAGAGGGGAACTTCTCAGATATTATTTTCTCGGGAATCAAAAG CCAAACACCAGGATCTCTGTTCCTCACCTCATCCCGGTTCCTTGCGCGCGGTGGCTCAATTTACGACGGCGTCACAACAAAAGCTATCCCTTCTATGTACTACTGGAAGCCGATACCCAATACAAACTTCACGCTAGGCATTGTGGTTAAAAAAGACGTTAAGAACTACATCACAGACGCTGTGAAAAAACCCGAAG GTTTCAAGTTTGTGTATCATCGACTTGACCTCAGCCTTCCTACCACTACATGCCAGTACTTTAGTCGCTATGGAGTTAAAG ATAAAGCCATAGTCAAATTTGGCCCTCAAGCATTCAAGAACCCGTATGAATACCTCGGAAATGAAGAGACCGACAAGACAGTCGCAGAATATGTGAAATACTTTGATGGCGGCACAAGCGAAAAGTTCAAGGAATCGATCCGTAACACTGTGTATGTGACGCAGATGGCAGAGACGATTTGGGGAAAAAGCAACACGGGTTTGTCGCAGTATGTTGTGTGGAGGTATATTGGTACACGCGATGGCGTATTTAGGATGATGCCAGGGGCAGCTCTTCCGAAGAATTTTGACGCTACTACTCGCCCATG GTATATCTCCGCCCAAAGCAACATCGACAAGTTGGCCTTATCAAAACCTTACGTAGATGCTGCTGGCGCAGGTTTGGTGATAACAGCGGCTCAAACTATCTTCAAAGTAAGGGAAAATCAGCATGCCACAGCAGATGACGTCATTGCTGTCATGGGAGCAGATTTTCCCCTTCCCTACTTTAAGAA aattttgggAGACACGTACCCGCTCTGTAAAAGTTCGAGCTACACTTGTTTTGTGATGGACAGAAGCGGATTCCTGATTTATCACGACAcctttatgacgtcatctatAACCGCACGTGACTTGAATCTCGCTCACGTGACCGACAAGGAGAAGCTGGTGGCACAAGACATGAtccaaagaggtcttcttgaACGTAAACATTGTCGCAACATGGCGAGCATAAAGACTGTGAACTTCTATGATGTTCGCGTCACTACCGGAGTTGACTACACTGCAACATATTTGAGTTGTTCAGCCAATTACAACATATTTCCTATAAGCGGCAGCAACGCGTTCTTAG GTTTGGTCCGGAAGACTGGGTCTTGTTATAGCAATGGGGCGTTGTGTTCATGCAGCAGTGATAAGGAGAGGACGTGTTCATATATCTCACCAGACTGCCAGTGCCCCTGCTCCTCCACACTTGACTTTAACTACTGCGACAGCGAGTATCCTCCCTCCAA cgTCTCAATTTGCGCTGTCCCTGCCGAGGCGTTACTGACATCAGAGGAGAAACAAGCTTGTGTTCCGAGAGACCTCCAGAAGTGCTATGACCCAAAATGCAGCGAGAAGACCACGGAGGGTGCGTGTGAGGGCGTGGTGGGGTGCAGCTGGTGTGTTCGGGACGGCGACGGAGCATCTCTTTCTAATCCATTCTGCAGCCCTATTGACGAGTGCTTCGCGGGAACCAAGG GAGCAAAATCGCCTGGAGCTGGCGAGGGCAATTACTGTAAGAGTACGAGTGATGGCAATAAGAGCAGTGGTAGCTCTGGACTGTCCGGTGGGGCGATCGCTGGAATAATCATTGCAGTCATCATTGTGCTGATTGCAATCATTGTTGGAGTTGTATTATACAAAAAGATCCATAAAAAGAAGCCAAGCGCCCGACCAAAACCAGCAGATGCGTCATCAGCACCACCAATACAGCCAGCGGTGGATTTTAAGCCCGGTGTAGCTCCGCCTACAGTGAATGCTAACGCCCCTTACCCCCCTTACAACCAACAAGCAGCTCCCCCCTACCCAGCCTATAATCCACAGTACCTTCCCCCTGGTGAATACAATCCAGGTTATCAGTGA